In the genome of Xenopus laevis strain J_2021 chromosome 1S, Xenopus_laevis_v10.1, whole genome shotgun sequence, one region contains:
- the LOC108703712 gene encoding colorectal mutant cancer protein isoform X1, whose protein sequence is MDESHKKDQVSDTLLLRDAGNGGTQCDLFLKLHEVISSLESCAWSWRSPSGSGSVDGSDTPSGNTTPCGAIMTFPLLAGLTEELQKVFPHDDKWLQSEISRYRQENAALRDKLRVTDREIDNSKLTLMEMMEEKDTLQIQISKLQGYLQEEAVFSLPTSMSSSPDCAELCNPTTETPLAVNDPLFSKQAPISTLQNMIQYLQDLSGIQPSLPCTPELQPSNMETEIEWLKGKLDCLKRLNAQLCATLEECKSDSGKLSMQLGKLESTCTAFRLALQSSEKCLKAYSVMLALTEAKGDIILGQMSDGDILNSGWSSLPKDLEIKTKLFMMEVKKTFRQDRTKLEADKGDARSPALPRLMPAFRFRTRNIPYMKNQILLHYLSGSRFYSPWLSEEDEQMLKNYVQHLKQDFASISVMENLQMGKGVHSEIAHLADIIKTKADNAIKVSSETSTSCPERLLRAQIVQDLFDTKEGLAELKASIQLLQTEKRALELQSLSYLEEEKAYMLIRDQLQQELSDWAQKKKDEDSGLEHPGYGRAALGHCEQSVPHTDMQRLLESLARGSEMKVHVEVLSKELDELTCRVHAQKAQSAKIIIDFFKAHRNLFITYQNAQRKYHEQQRRLESQAHMMSQCHIQQLHDLMQNILSLQAQQTARETGETSL, encoded by the exons ATGGATGAATCTCACAAGAAAGATCAAGTCTCTGACACATTACTGTTAAGAGATGCTGGTAATGGAG GTACTCAGTGTGACCTGTTTCTAAAATTGCATGAAGTAATTTCCTCTCTGGAATCTTGTGCATGGTCCTGGAGGAGTCCGTCTGGAAGTGGGTCTGTAGATGGGAGCGACACCCCTTCAGGGAACACAACACCCTGCGGTGCCATTATGACTTTTCCTCTCTTAGCAGGGTTAACTGAG GAGCTTCAGAAGGTGTTTCCGCATGATGACAAATGGTTACAGTCTGAAATCTCAAGATATCGCCAGGAGAACGCAGCCCTGAGAGACAAACTAAGGGTTACAGATCGAGAGATTGACAACTCAAAGCTCACCCTTATGGAAATGATGGAAGAGAAGGACACACTGCAAATACAA ATAAGCAAGCTACAGGGATATCTGCAGGAAGAGGCAGTTTTTTCTCTACCCACCTCAATGTCTTCAAGTCCTGATTGTGCTGAATTATGCAACCCAACTACAGAAACTCCCCTTGCAGTGAATGACCCACTTTTCAGCAAG CAGGCTCCCATTTCCACACTGCAAAATATGATTCAGTATCTTCAGGATCTCTCTGGTATCCAGCCTTCATTGCCATGTACGCCTGAGCTTCAACCTAGCAACATGGAAACAGAGATAGAATGGCTGAAAGG AAAACTTGACTGCTTGAAGAGGCTAAACGCCCAGCTCTGTGCGACCCTAGAAGAATGTAAGAGTGACTCTGGGAAACTCAGCATGCAGCTTGGAAAACTGGAGTCCACTTGCACTGCTTTTCGTCTTGCCCTTCAATCTAG TGAGAAGTGTCTGAAGGCATACAGTGTGATGCTAGCTCTCACAGAAGCAAAAGGAGACATTATCCTAGGACAAATGTCAGATGGAGACATCTTGAACTCAG gatGGAGTTCGCTACCAAAGGATTTAGAGATTAAAACCAAACTATTCATGATGGAGGTGAAGAAAACATTCAGGCAAGATAGAACCAAATTGGAAGCAGACAAGGGAGACGCCAGAAGCCCAGCATTGCCTAG GTTAATGCCAGCCTTCAGATTCAGGACAAGAAACATTCCCTACATGAAGAATCAGATCCTTCTCCACTATCTGTCTGGGAGCAG ATTTTATTCACCTTGGCTCAGTGAAGAAGATGAGCAAATGTTAAAAAACTATGTTCAGCACCTAAAGCAAGATTTTGCATCCATCAGTGTTATGGAAAATTTGCAGATGGGGAAAGGTGTCCATTCAGAAATTGCTCATCTTGCTGACATCATCAAAACAAAGGCAGACAATGCCATTAAGGTGTCATCAGAAACTTCAACAAGCTGCCCTGAGAGACTACTCAGAGCCCAAATTGTACAGGATCTGTTTGATACCAAA GAAGGGTTAGCTGAACTCAAAGCAAGCATTCAGTTGCTACAGACAGAGAAGCGAGCACTAGAGCTGCAGAGCTTGTCTTATCTGGAAGAGGAGAAAGCCTACATGCTCATTAGAGATCAGCTTCAGCAAGAACTGAGTGACTGGGCACAGAAAAAGAAAGATGAGGATTCTGGGTTG GAGCATCCAGGTTATGGAAGAGCAGCATTGGGTCACTGTGAGCAGTCTGTTCCTCACACAGATATGCAGCGTCTATTGGAGTCTTTAGCACG GGGCAGTGAAATGAAGGTTCATGTGGAAGTTCTCAGCAAAGAATTGGATGAGCTAACCTGTCGTGTCCATGCTCAGAAGGCTCAGTCTGCTAAAATTATTATAGATTTCTTCAAAGCCCAcag GAATCTGTTCATTACATACCAGAATGCTCAAAGAAAGTACCATGAACAGCAACGCAGGCTGGAATCTCAGGCACATATGATGTCACAGTGTCATATACAACAGCTACATGATCTAATGCAAAATATCCTAAGCCTGCAAGCACAGCAAACTGCTAGAGAAACAGGCGAGACATCCCTCTAA
- the LOC108703712 gene encoding colorectal mutant cancer protein isoform X4, whose product MTFPLLAGLTEELQKVFPHDDKWLQSEISRYRQENAALRDKLRVTDREIDNSKLTLMEMMEEKDTLQIQISKLQGYLQEEAVFSLPTSMSSSPDCAELCNPTTETPLAVNDPLFSKQAPISTLQNMIQYLQDLSGIQPSLPCTPELQPSNMETEIEWLKGKLDCLKRLNAQLCATLEECKSDSGKLSMQLGKLESTCTAFRLALQSSEKCLKAYSVMLALTEAKGDIILGQMSDGDILNSGWSSLPKDLEIKTKLFMMEVKKTFRQDRTKLEADKGDARSPALPRLMPAFRFRTRNIPYMKNQILLHYLSGSRFYSPWLSEEDEQMLKNYVQHLKQDFASISVMENLQMGKGVHSEIAHLADIIKTKADNAIKVSSETSTSCPERLLRAQIVQDLFDTKEGLAELKASIQLLQTEKRALELQSLSYLEEEKAYMLIRDQLQQELSDWAQKKKDEDSGLEHPGYGRAALGHCEQSVPHTDMQRLLESLARGSEMKVHVEVLSKELDELTCRVHAQKAQSAKIIIDFFKAHRNLFITYQNAQRKYHEQQRRLESQAHMMSQCHIQQLHDLMQNILSLQAQQTARETGETSL is encoded by the exons ATGACTTTTCCTCTCTTAGCAGGGTTAACTGAG GAGCTTCAGAAGGTGTTTCCGCATGATGACAAATGGTTACAGTCTGAAATCTCAAGATATCGCCAGGAGAACGCAGCCCTGAGAGACAAACTAAGGGTTACAGATCGAGAGATTGACAACTCAAAGCTCACCCTTATGGAAATGATGGAAGAGAAGGACACACTGCAAATACAA ATAAGCAAGCTACAGGGATATCTGCAGGAAGAGGCAGTTTTTTCTCTACCCACCTCAATGTCTTCAAGTCCTGATTGTGCTGAATTATGCAACCCAACTACAGAAACTCCCCTTGCAGTGAATGACCCACTTTTCAGCAAG CAGGCTCCCATTTCCACACTGCAAAATATGATTCAGTATCTTCAGGATCTCTCTGGTATCCAGCCTTCATTGCCATGTACGCCTGAGCTTCAACCTAGCAACATGGAAACAGAGATAGAATGGCTGAAAGG AAAACTTGACTGCTTGAAGAGGCTAAACGCCCAGCTCTGTGCGACCCTAGAAGAATGTAAGAGTGACTCTGGGAAACTCAGCATGCAGCTTGGAAAACTGGAGTCCACTTGCACTGCTTTTCGTCTTGCCCTTCAATCTAG TGAGAAGTGTCTGAAGGCATACAGTGTGATGCTAGCTCTCACAGAAGCAAAAGGAGACATTATCCTAGGACAAATGTCAGATGGAGACATCTTGAACTCAG gatGGAGTTCGCTACCAAAGGATTTAGAGATTAAAACCAAACTATTCATGATGGAGGTGAAGAAAACATTCAGGCAAGATAGAACCAAATTGGAAGCAGACAAGGGAGACGCCAGAAGCCCAGCATTGCCTAG GTTAATGCCAGCCTTCAGATTCAGGACAAGAAACATTCCCTACATGAAGAATCAGATCCTTCTCCACTATCTGTCTGGGAGCAG ATTTTATTCACCTTGGCTCAGTGAAGAAGATGAGCAAATGTTAAAAAACTATGTTCAGCACCTAAAGCAAGATTTTGCATCCATCAGTGTTATGGAAAATTTGCAGATGGGGAAAGGTGTCCATTCAGAAATTGCTCATCTTGCTGACATCATCAAAACAAAGGCAGACAATGCCATTAAGGTGTCATCAGAAACTTCAACAAGCTGCCCTGAGAGACTACTCAGAGCCCAAATTGTACAGGATCTGTTTGATACCAAA GAAGGGTTAGCTGAACTCAAAGCAAGCATTCAGTTGCTACAGACAGAGAAGCGAGCACTAGAGCTGCAGAGCTTGTCTTATCTGGAAGAGGAGAAAGCCTACATGCTCATTAGAGATCAGCTTCAGCAAGAACTGAGTGACTGGGCACAGAAAAAGAAAGATGAGGATTCTGGGTTG GAGCATCCAGGTTATGGAAGAGCAGCATTGGGTCACTGTGAGCAGTCTGTTCCTCACACAGATATGCAGCGTCTATTGGAGTCTTTAGCACG GGGCAGTGAAATGAAGGTTCATGTGGAAGTTCTCAGCAAAGAATTGGATGAGCTAACCTGTCGTGTCCATGCTCAGAAGGCTCAGTCTGCTAAAATTATTATAGATTTCTTCAAAGCCCAcag GAATCTGTTCATTACATACCAGAATGCTCAAAGAAAGTACCATGAACAGCAACGCAGGCTGGAATCTCAGGCACATATGATGTCACAGTGTCATATACAACAGCTACATGATCTAATGCAAAATATCCTAAGCCTGCAAGCACAGCAAACTGCTAGAGAAACAGGCGAGACATCCCTCTAA
- the LOC108703712 gene encoding colorectal mutant cancer protein isoform X2 has translation MDESHKKDQVSDTLLLRDAGNGGTQCDLFLKLHEVISSLESCAWSWRSPSGSGSVDGSDTPSGNTTPCGAIMTFPLLAGLTEELQKVFPHDDKWLQSEISRYRQENAALRDKLRVTDREIDNSKLTLMEMMEEKDTLQIQISKLQGYLQEEAVFSLPTSMSSSPDCAELCNPTTETPLAVNDPLFSKAPISTLQNMIQYLQDLSGIQPSLPCTPELQPSNMETEIEWLKGKLDCLKRLNAQLCATLEECKSDSGKLSMQLGKLESTCTAFRLALQSSEKCLKAYSVMLALTEAKGDIILGQMSDGDILNSGWSSLPKDLEIKTKLFMMEVKKTFRQDRTKLEADKGDARSPALPRLMPAFRFRTRNIPYMKNQILLHYLSGSRFYSPWLSEEDEQMLKNYVQHLKQDFASISVMENLQMGKGVHSEIAHLADIIKTKADNAIKVSSETSTSCPERLLRAQIVQDLFDTKEGLAELKASIQLLQTEKRALELQSLSYLEEEKAYMLIRDQLQQELSDWAQKKKDEDSGLEHPGYGRAALGHCEQSVPHTDMQRLLESLARGSEMKVHVEVLSKELDELTCRVHAQKAQSAKIIIDFFKAHRNLFITYQNAQRKYHEQQRRLESQAHMMSQCHIQQLHDLMQNILSLQAQQTARETGETSL, from the exons ATGGATGAATCTCACAAGAAAGATCAAGTCTCTGACACATTACTGTTAAGAGATGCTGGTAATGGAG GTACTCAGTGTGACCTGTTTCTAAAATTGCATGAAGTAATTTCCTCTCTGGAATCTTGTGCATGGTCCTGGAGGAGTCCGTCTGGAAGTGGGTCTGTAGATGGGAGCGACACCCCTTCAGGGAACACAACACCCTGCGGTGCCATTATGACTTTTCCTCTCTTAGCAGGGTTAACTGAG GAGCTTCAGAAGGTGTTTCCGCATGATGACAAATGGTTACAGTCTGAAATCTCAAGATATCGCCAGGAGAACGCAGCCCTGAGAGACAAACTAAGGGTTACAGATCGAGAGATTGACAACTCAAAGCTCACCCTTATGGAAATGATGGAAGAGAAGGACACACTGCAAATACAA ATAAGCAAGCTACAGGGATATCTGCAGGAAGAGGCAGTTTTTTCTCTACCCACCTCAATGTCTTCAAGTCCTGATTGTGCTGAATTATGCAACCCAACTACAGAAACTCCCCTTGCAGTGAATGACCCACTTTTCAGCAAG GCTCCCATTTCCACACTGCAAAATATGATTCAGTATCTTCAGGATCTCTCTGGTATCCAGCCTTCATTGCCATGTACGCCTGAGCTTCAACCTAGCAACATGGAAACAGAGATAGAATGGCTGAAAGG AAAACTTGACTGCTTGAAGAGGCTAAACGCCCAGCTCTGTGCGACCCTAGAAGAATGTAAGAGTGACTCTGGGAAACTCAGCATGCAGCTTGGAAAACTGGAGTCCACTTGCACTGCTTTTCGTCTTGCCCTTCAATCTAG TGAGAAGTGTCTGAAGGCATACAGTGTGATGCTAGCTCTCACAGAAGCAAAAGGAGACATTATCCTAGGACAAATGTCAGATGGAGACATCTTGAACTCAG gatGGAGTTCGCTACCAAAGGATTTAGAGATTAAAACCAAACTATTCATGATGGAGGTGAAGAAAACATTCAGGCAAGATAGAACCAAATTGGAAGCAGACAAGGGAGACGCCAGAAGCCCAGCATTGCCTAG GTTAATGCCAGCCTTCAGATTCAGGACAAGAAACATTCCCTACATGAAGAATCAGATCCTTCTCCACTATCTGTCTGGGAGCAG ATTTTATTCACCTTGGCTCAGTGAAGAAGATGAGCAAATGTTAAAAAACTATGTTCAGCACCTAAAGCAAGATTTTGCATCCATCAGTGTTATGGAAAATTTGCAGATGGGGAAAGGTGTCCATTCAGAAATTGCTCATCTTGCTGACATCATCAAAACAAAGGCAGACAATGCCATTAAGGTGTCATCAGAAACTTCAACAAGCTGCCCTGAGAGACTACTCAGAGCCCAAATTGTACAGGATCTGTTTGATACCAAA GAAGGGTTAGCTGAACTCAAAGCAAGCATTCAGTTGCTACAGACAGAGAAGCGAGCACTAGAGCTGCAGAGCTTGTCTTATCTGGAAGAGGAGAAAGCCTACATGCTCATTAGAGATCAGCTTCAGCAAGAACTGAGTGACTGGGCACAGAAAAAGAAAGATGAGGATTCTGGGTTG GAGCATCCAGGTTATGGAAGAGCAGCATTGGGTCACTGTGAGCAGTCTGTTCCTCACACAGATATGCAGCGTCTATTGGAGTCTTTAGCACG GGGCAGTGAAATGAAGGTTCATGTGGAAGTTCTCAGCAAAGAATTGGATGAGCTAACCTGTCGTGTCCATGCTCAGAAGGCTCAGTCTGCTAAAATTATTATAGATTTCTTCAAAGCCCAcag GAATCTGTTCATTACATACCAGAATGCTCAAAGAAAGTACCATGAACAGCAACGCAGGCTGGAATCTCAGGCACATATGATGTCACAGTGTCATATACAACAGCTACATGATCTAATGCAAAATATCCTAAGCCTGCAAGCACAGCAAACTGCTAGAGAAACAGGCGAGACATCCCTCTAA
- the LOC108703712 gene encoding colorectal mutant cancer protein isoform X3, which yields MDESHKKDQVSDTLLLRDAGNGGTQCDLFLKLHEVISSLESCAWSWRSPSGSGSVDGSDTPSGNTTPCGAIMTFPLLAGLTEELQKVFPHDDKWLQSEISRYRQENAALRDKLRVTDREIDNSKLTLMEMMEEKDTLQIQISKLQGYLQEEAVFSLPTSMSSSPDCAELCNPTTETPLAVNDPLFSKQAPISTLQNMIQYLQDLSGIQPSLPCTPELQPSNMETEIEWLKGKLDCLKRLNAQLCATLEECKSDSGKLSMQLGKLESTCTAFRLALQSSEKCLKAYSVMLALTEAKGDIILGQMSDGDILNSGWSSLPKDLEIKTKLFMMEVKKTFRQDRTKLEADKGDARSPALPRFYSPWLSEEDEQMLKNYVQHLKQDFASISVMENLQMGKGVHSEIAHLADIIKTKADNAIKVSSETSTSCPERLLRAQIVQDLFDTKEGLAELKASIQLLQTEKRALELQSLSYLEEEKAYMLIRDQLQQELSDWAQKKKDEDSGLEHPGYGRAALGHCEQSVPHTDMQRLLESLARGSEMKVHVEVLSKELDELTCRVHAQKAQSAKIIIDFFKAHRNLFITYQNAQRKYHEQQRRLESQAHMMSQCHIQQLHDLMQNILSLQAQQTARETGETSL from the exons ATGGATGAATCTCACAAGAAAGATCAAGTCTCTGACACATTACTGTTAAGAGATGCTGGTAATGGAG GTACTCAGTGTGACCTGTTTCTAAAATTGCATGAAGTAATTTCCTCTCTGGAATCTTGTGCATGGTCCTGGAGGAGTCCGTCTGGAAGTGGGTCTGTAGATGGGAGCGACACCCCTTCAGGGAACACAACACCCTGCGGTGCCATTATGACTTTTCCTCTCTTAGCAGGGTTAACTGAG GAGCTTCAGAAGGTGTTTCCGCATGATGACAAATGGTTACAGTCTGAAATCTCAAGATATCGCCAGGAGAACGCAGCCCTGAGAGACAAACTAAGGGTTACAGATCGAGAGATTGACAACTCAAAGCTCACCCTTATGGAAATGATGGAAGAGAAGGACACACTGCAAATACAA ATAAGCAAGCTACAGGGATATCTGCAGGAAGAGGCAGTTTTTTCTCTACCCACCTCAATGTCTTCAAGTCCTGATTGTGCTGAATTATGCAACCCAACTACAGAAACTCCCCTTGCAGTGAATGACCCACTTTTCAGCAAG CAGGCTCCCATTTCCACACTGCAAAATATGATTCAGTATCTTCAGGATCTCTCTGGTATCCAGCCTTCATTGCCATGTACGCCTGAGCTTCAACCTAGCAACATGGAAACAGAGATAGAATGGCTGAAAGG AAAACTTGACTGCTTGAAGAGGCTAAACGCCCAGCTCTGTGCGACCCTAGAAGAATGTAAGAGTGACTCTGGGAAACTCAGCATGCAGCTTGGAAAACTGGAGTCCACTTGCACTGCTTTTCGTCTTGCCCTTCAATCTAG TGAGAAGTGTCTGAAGGCATACAGTGTGATGCTAGCTCTCACAGAAGCAAAAGGAGACATTATCCTAGGACAAATGTCAGATGGAGACATCTTGAACTCAG gatGGAGTTCGCTACCAAAGGATTTAGAGATTAAAACCAAACTATTCATGATGGAGGTGAAGAAAACATTCAGGCAAGATAGAACCAAATTGGAAGCAGACAAGGGAGACGCCAGAAGCCCAGCATTGCCTAG ATTTTATTCACCTTGGCTCAGTGAAGAAGATGAGCAAATGTTAAAAAACTATGTTCAGCACCTAAAGCAAGATTTTGCATCCATCAGTGTTATGGAAAATTTGCAGATGGGGAAAGGTGTCCATTCAGAAATTGCTCATCTTGCTGACATCATCAAAACAAAGGCAGACAATGCCATTAAGGTGTCATCAGAAACTTCAACAAGCTGCCCTGAGAGACTACTCAGAGCCCAAATTGTACAGGATCTGTTTGATACCAAA GAAGGGTTAGCTGAACTCAAAGCAAGCATTCAGTTGCTACAGACAGAGAAGCGAGCACTAGAGCTGCAGAGCTTGTCTTATCTGGAAGAGGAGAAAGCCTACATGCTCATTAGAGATCAGCTTCAGCAAGAACTGAGTGACTGGGCACAGAAAAAGAAAGATGAGGATTCTGGGTTG GAGCATCCAGGTTATGGAAGAGCAGCATTGGGTCACTGTGAGCAGTCTGTTCCTCACACAGATATGCAGCGTCTATTGGAGTCTTTAGCACG GGGCAGTGAAATGAAGGTTCATGTGGAAGTTCTCAGCAAAGAATTGGATGAGCTAACCTGTCGTGTCCATGCTCAGAAGGCTCAGTCTGCTAAAATTATTATAGATTTCTTCAAAGCCCAcag GAATCTGTTCATTACATACCAGAATGCTCAAAGAAAGTACCATGAACAGCAACGCAGGCTGGAATCTCAGGCACATATGATGTCACAGTGTCATATACAACAGCTACATGATCTAATGCAAAATATCCTAAGCCTGCAAGCACAGCAAACTGCTAGAGAAACAGGCGAGACATCCCTCTAA